CCACCATGCGCTCCAGCGCCTCCCCCTCGCCCTGAGCCTGCGCCCAGTCCTGCGCCGCAATCAGCGCCTCGAGCAGCAGGCGCCAGCTCGACTGATGGGTGGGATCGAGATCGCGCGCGCGCCGCGCCCGTGCGACCGCATCGCGGCTACGGCCGCGCCCGAGCAGCTCGCGCACGCTCGCTTCGCTGGACCGATGAAAGAGCGATCGCAGCCGCCGGCGCTCCACGTCGGCCCACCCCTCGAACTCGGCGCCACCCGGGGCGGCAAAATCGGGGAGAAAGTCGCCGGTGTACGCCGCGAGGACCCCCTCATGGTCGTTCTGCTCCGCGGCGCGGAGCAGCACGTCGCGATCGACCTGCAGGCGGTCGCTGACCGACAGCGTGTCGCCGGCCGCAAGAAGGATCGCGTCGCCGACCCGCTTCTTGATGTACCAGAGCGTCTGCCGGAGCGCGTGCTTGGCGGCGTCGGGCTCGAGGTCCGACCAGAGCAGGTCGACGAGCTGGTCGCGCCGGGCCTGGCGGGAAGGCGCCGAGGCGAGGTAGGCGATGAGCGCCACCGGCTTGCCGCCGTCGAGCAGGGGCTTCTCGCTCTCACCCCGGAGCGACGACATGAGCCGAGCGCCTCCCATCGTCTGCAGCGTCAGATGGGAGTCGGAAGACGGAGAAATGACGGCGTCGGACGTCATGTGACGCTCAGAAGACGGTGGAGATCCAGATTGTCGGAATCCAACGTCATCCGGTCACCCGTGCCGGTTACGCTTCGAGCTGGGCAGCGAGAAGCTAGGGTTGAGAAGTGGATGAGGGAAGGCACGTGGTGAACCGGAAGCCTCCGGGGGGCGAAAGCCTCTCGGAGGCACGTGCGTTTGCGGGGCTCCGTGATCGATTCACGGAAACAGCCCGCGGCTGAGTGGCGTACGTTTCTTCGACGGTCGGGAACGCTCGACCGGCAACGCCATACTCCGCCCCCTCCATACCACTCGTGTCCGTCGACTCCCTGCGCGACGCCCTGGCCGGTCGCTACGCCATCGATCGCGAACTCGGACGTGGCGGCATGGGGGTGGTGTACCTCGCCCGCGACATCGCCCTCGATCGCCTGGTCGCCCTCAAGGTCCTGCCGAGCGAACTCGCCCGGAATCCGGAGACCCAGGCGCTTTCTTCGCGAGGCGCGGACCGCCGCCCAACCCTCCCACCCCAACATCGTCCCGGTCCACCACGCCGACGCGGTCGGCGACCTCGCCTTTTTCGCCATGGCCTACGTGGACGGCGAAAACCTCGGCGACCGGGTGCGCGCGCGCGGGGCGCTCCCAGTCGCCGAGGCGGTGCGCTACCTGCGCGAGGCGGCCTGGGCGTTGGCGTACGCGCACGCCCGCGGCGTCGTGCATCGCGACATCAAGCCCGAGAACATCCTGCTCGACCGCGCGACGGGACGGGTGATGGTCACCGACTTCGGGATCGCGCGCGACGCCGCGCGTGCCGACGGGCTCACGCAGACTGGGCACGTGCTGGGGACGGTGCACTACATGAGCCCCGAGCAGGTGGCGGGCGAGCCGCTCGACGGGCGCAGCGACCTCTACGCGTTAGGCGTGGTCGGCTTCCAGCTCCTGAGTGCGCGGCTCCCCTTCGAGGGCGACGTCGCCTCGGCGATCCTCGTCGCGCATGCCACGCGCCTCGCGCCCTCGCTCGCCTCCATCGCCCCGGGCGTTCCCCGGCAGGTGGCGGCGGTGGTCGATGCGTGCCTCGCCAAGGCGCCGGAGGACCGCCCCGCCACCGGCGAGGCGCTGGCCGACGCGTTAGGCTCGGCGGTGGCGGCTGCCGAGCAGGACGCGGCGGCGCTCCCCCCCACGGCCGACGCACGGCTCACGGAGGCGCAGGCCCTGGCGCTCTGGCAGCGCGCCGCGCAGCTGCAAGCCGACGCCCTCCGCCGCGTGGACACCACCGCGATCGCCCCGACGCTGGCGCAGGGAGGCTCCCGCACCGGGTCGCCGGCGGCGCCCCGCGACGGCACGCCGGCCGAGGGCTATCGGCTCGCGCACGTGCAGGCCGCGGCCATCGAGGCCGGCATCTCCCAGCAGTTTGTCGCCCTCGCCCTCGCCGAGCTGGGTGGCGCGCAGCGCGGCGGCACGGCCGGGACGGCGCTCTCGCCCGCCCCCATCGGCGGGTGGCAGGAGCGGCGCGCCACGCAGCTCCTCGGCACCGCCGAGCGCAGCTGCGCAGCCACGCGTGTCATCCCGGCCCCACCATCACGCGTCCTCCAGGCGCTCGGCCAGGTGCTGCAGCAGTCGCCCTTCGAGTTGGTGCTGGGCGGGACGGTCGGGGGACACCCGCTCGACGGCGGGGTCCTCGTCTTCGACCTTCCCGGCGCCGTCTCCACCCTCGGCGTCGCGAGTGGGCTCAACCTCACCTGGTACGGGACGCGATTGCAGCTGGAGGCGCGATCGCTGCAGGTCACGCTGCGTGAGGCGCCGGGGATCCCCGGATCAACCGAGGTCACCATGTACACCGACCTGCGCCCCGGGGTACGCCGCAACGTCAATGCGTCCGCATGGCTCTCCGGGACGCTGGGCGCGACCGGGGGCGGGCTGGCGGCGGCCATCGGCGCCAAGGCACTCGTGGCGTTGGGCGCGCTGGGGATCGCCCTCCCCGCGGTCGGCGCCGGCGCGGTGATCGCCGCCGGGACCATGGCCCTCTATCGGTCCTCGTATCGCGGCGCCGTCCGCCGGGCGGAGGACGAGATGGGACGCGCCCTCGATGCGGTCGCCGGGAGCCTGCGGGCCCTCGAGCTGTTCGGAGCGTCCGCTCCGCCGCAGCGCCCGCTCCGCATCGGAGGACTTCGCGGCACCGACTGACCGGGGCCCGCCCCCGCGCGCCGCATCGTTGCGCCTGCAACCCGCCAACCGTCCTTCACGGAGCAGAACGACTCTCCACTTCTCCGCCGGATGACGAGCATCGCTCCCCCCACACTCGCGCACGCGCCCGCGTCACCGACGACGACGCAACGCCTGTGGGAGGCCCCGGAGCAGTACCTGCTGGACGCGGGACGCGAAGGGGAGCTGATCATCGCGCGGGTGCGCGTGGCGCTGACGGCAGTGCTCATGCTGATCCCGCTGCTGAACGTCGCCTTCGCCTCCCTGCAGGAGCGCCGGCATCACCTGCTGGGACTCAACTTCAACTCGCCGTTTTCAGTCCTGGCCTCGATCCCTCTGATGGTCTCGCGCGACCGCCGGCAACCGTGGCTCCCGATGGCCACGTCGTGCTTCGACGTGACGCTCATCACGACGGCGCAGGTCATCTTCGCCCTGCAGACCGATCCGCAGGTCGTGGTCAACAGCAAGGTCACCTTCGAGACCTACTTCATCGCCCTCACCGCCACCTGCCTGCGCTACGACAAGCGGGTCGCGCTCGGCGCCGGCGTGCTGGCGATGGTGCAGTTCCTGGCGACGATCGCCTGGGTGGCCAACAGCTTCCCGCTCGACATCGTGGGCGGGGCCAGCATCTACGGGCGCTTCCAGTGGGCCGACCAGTTCTCGCGCGTCATCCTGCTGGGCTGTGCCACCACGCTCAACGTCTTCATCGTCGACGGCATCCAGCAGCAACGCAAGCTGTCGAATGCCGACGCCCTCACCGGCGTCTTCAACCGCCGCTTCTTCGACGACTACCTCAAGAGCGAGGTGGCCCGTGCCGCCCGCGCGTCGCGCCCGCTGGCGGTGGCGATGATCGACGTCGACCTCTTCAAGCAGTTCAACGACCGCTTCGCACGGGGCCCGACCAGGCGCTGTAGCGGTCGCACGCGCTGCAGCTCGCGGTGCGTCGCAGCGACCTCGTGGCGCGCTACGGGGGGGAGGAGTTCGTCGTGATCCTGCACGACACCACCGCCGAGCAGGCGCTCGAACGCCTGGAGCAGATGCGGCACCTCGTGTCGCGCGAGGACGTCCTCCCCGACCGCGCGGAGCCGACGCGCATGACGGTGAGCATCGGGGTCGCCGACCGTCCGCACGATGGGGAGACGGCGCTCGACATCGTGGCCGAAGCCGACCGTCGCCTCTTTGCGGCCAAGGAAGCCGGGCGCAATCGCGTGGTGGGTCCGCCGCGTTCGGCCCCGGCGTTGGCCCGTGGCGCCTAGCGCCTAACGTCAACCTGGGGGGTCATCCCCAGCGACGCGCCGCGAATCCCGCGCACCATCCCACCGCCGCCGCGATCGCCGCCCCCCCAAGGATTCCCACGAAGATCTGCGACTTGAGGTTCTTCATCGTCGCCGGCTTCCCCGGCCCCAGTGCCCACGAGATCCCCCAGCCTAACGTCGACTCGGCCACCCCCACCCACGCCGCCGCCATCGCGGGCTGCGCCGTGGGTGACGACAAGGCGGTGAACCAGCCGACGGCGACGTAGATCGCCACCGACCCGACCATCGACCATTTGTAGGGGAACTTGAGCCACCTCGCGGCCGCGGCCGAGAGGGTATCGAGGGCCAGGATCCCGGCGATGCCGCCGAAGAGGATGGTGTTGGCTGGGGACATGGACTGGGATGGTGCGAGGGCCGCCCCCGCGAATCGCCGCAGGCGCACGGCGGGGGCCCCGCCATCCTGCATCACATCACCGGCTCCCGCTACCCCCCGCCTCCCGCACCTCGCGTCGGCGGAGCCCCGGCAGCGGCACGGCCGGGCGGTCGGAGCTGTGCGCCCGCACACCCTCACGGCGACATGTGCCGCCACACGCCGGTGTGCGCTACGTCGCTTTGCGGCGACTCCGGGGGCGCTATCGTTGCGGGTCGTGACCCATCGCCGGGGCGATCGGTCCCTTGGAGACGCGCCTCACACGCCAACTGCCGATGGACGAACTGGACAACCGAGACGAGGAGTCGTCCGACTGCACTCCTACGCACCGACGCCCCTGACGGAGCGCCCCGTTCCGCCGTCGCGCCGCGCCTTCTCGGCACCTCGGCGCCGCGATGCCGCCGGCGCGGTAGGGCGACGGTCGTCGCACCCCGCCGAGGGGGAGGCGCAGGGGCGCGCGCCCCTACGGTGCGCTTCATCGACCGGCTGGGGCAGCGTGCCGAGTGGAAGGACCTCGACTTGCGGCTGCTACGGCGCATCACGCTCGGCATGACTGCTAGCGACGTCACGGCGGTCAAGGCGATCGGCTTCGACCGTTACCTGGAGGAGCAGCTCACGCCGTCCAGCATCGACGACACCGCCTGCGACACGCGCATCGCCACGCGCTACCCGCAGTTCGCCTACTCGCAGGCCACGCTCCTGGCCAAGGAGTCGGTCTTCTGGAACGAGGTGGTGGCCCCGGTGCAGCGGGCCATCGTCGAGCGGGGGGCCTTCTCGAAGCGTCAGCTGCAAGAGCGGATGACCGAGTTCTGGACCGACCACTTCAACATCGCCAATTCCCCGCCCCGGCTGGTCGACTACCGCGACGTGATCCGGCAGCACGCGTTAGGCAACTTCGGCGACATGGTGCGCGCCAGCATGCGCTCCCCGGCGATGCTCATCTACCTCGACCAGGTGTGGAGCACCAAGTGGGGGGTCAACGAGAACTACGCGCGCGAGCTGATGGAGCTGCACACCGTGGGGTGGAACGGGGGCTACACGCAGCAGGACGTGCACGAACTCGCCCGCGTCCTCACCGGCTGGACCATCGACGGTAACCGCAACTTCTTGTATCGCGCCGACTATCACGACTTCGGCGCCAAGACGGTCATGGGGGTCGACTTCCCGGCGCGTCCGCAGGCGGGGGGGACGGCGGGGATGGACGAGGCGATGACGTTCGCCGAGTTCCTCATCAACCATCCGGCGACCGCGCGCCACATCGCCACCAAGCTGCTGCGCTGGTTCATTCGTCCCGACCCGACCAACACGCAGATCAACGCCGTCGCGGCCGCGTACACCGCGACCGGAGGCGACATCAAGGCGATGCTGCGCGCCGTGCTCACGCGCAACAACCTGGCAAACGCCCCGGCCAAGCTGAAGCGTCCGTTCCACTACTACGTCTCGGCGCTGCGCACCACCGGGGTGACGGTCGATCCGTGGAGCGACTGGAACAACTCGGAGGGGGGAGGGGCGCCTCTGGGACCTGGCGCACCAGATCTTCGCCTGGCAGACCCCCGACGGCTATCCCGACCGCGCCGAGTACTGGGCGGGGCTGATGGTCAACCGCTGGAATGCCATGTCGTCGGTGGTGGGCAACTGGGGACAGCCGGGGCAGTATCCGCGCTCTCCCCGCGGTTCCATGGATGGGGCCGACGACCGCGGGGTCGTGGCCGAGATCAACCGGCGCATGTTCGGCGGCGAGATGACCATGTCGCTGTCCACCGAACTCACGCGCTGGCTGCAGGTGAACCCAACGTCCAATAGCCGAGTGCAGCAGGCCGTGTACTACGCCGCCTGCTCCCCCGATTTCCAGTATTACTGAGCCCAGGGACATGACCGATCCACACGACGAGTGCGGCTGTCAGGAGTACCGCGAGCTGTCGCGACGCGGCTTCGTGACCGCCGGGTTGAACGTCATGGCCCTCGCCCTCCCCTCGGGGATGCCGGGGTGGCTCCCGGAGGTGCGCTGGGCGCAGTCTGCCAACAGCTCGCGCGACGTGATCGTCTCGATCTTCATGCGCGGCGACGCCGACGGGCTCTCGCTCGTCGCCCCGTTCGGCGACGCCGCGTACTACTGCGGGCGCCCGACCATCGCCATCCTCGCCCCGACGCCGCCTCGCAGCAGCGGGGATCGCCCTCGACAACTTCTTCATGTTGCCGCAGGGGATGGCGGGGCTGCGGCCAGCCTACCTGGCCAACCAGCTCCTCATCGTGCACGCGACGGGGCAGTCGGCGACCAACTCACGCTCGCACTTCGAGGCCGAGCGCTACCTCGAGGCCGGGAAGCCGGCCGACTACGGGATCGCCACCGGGTGGCTGGCGCGGCACCTGCTCACCTCGGCGCCGCTGAAGCCGACGGCGCCACTGCGCGGGATCTCGTTAGGGTGGGGGGGGACGCGCCTCACGCTCACCGGGGCCCCCAAGACGCTCCCCATTCCGCAGCCGGAGAACTACCGACACTACGCGCCTGACGACAGCGTCTGGATCGCATGTTCGCCGGCGGTTGGCCCCGGTGCGCGACTCGGCGGAGGGATGCGCTGCGCACAGTGAACCTGCTCAAGGCGATCGGCTTCTCGCAGTACGTCCCCGCCAACGGCGCGGTCTATCCGCAGACCGATTTCGGGAAGGGGCTGCGGGCGCTGGCGGCGATCATCAAGGGCGATGCCGGGCTCGAGGCGGCGCACCTGGACATCGGCGGATGGGACACGCACGCCAACCAGGGGCCGACGTCGGGGACGATGCACACCCTGATGCAGGACTTCTCCAACTCGCTCGGCGCCTTCTGGGCCGACGTGATGCAGGGGGCCGGCAGCCACAACGTGACGGTGGTCGTCTTCTCCGAGTTCGGGCGCAACGCGCGCGAGAACGGGTCGCAGGGAACCGACCACGGGCGGGCCAGCGTCGCCTTCTTCATGGGCCAGGGGATTGCCGGCGGTCGCGTGATGGCGCAGTGGCCCGGGTTGCAGCGCGCCCAGCTCGAGGACGGGCAGGACCTGCGCGTCACCATCGACCATCGCGACCTGCTCGCCGAGATCGTGAAGTACCGGCTGGGGAACCCCAACCTCACGACGATCTTCCCCGGCTACGTCCCGGTGGAGCGCGGGATCACCACCACGGGGGCCGCCGCGCCGGCCAGCGCCCTCCCGCGCCGCCGGAGCCTGCTGCGCCAGGGGCCGGGCGCCTGATGCACCTGCCGGACTTCCTCTCCATCGTTTGTCACCACGCCGGCGCGCGCGCCGGAGGACTCGCTTGATGCCTCGTCCGCCGTTTCTCCCCGTGCTGCGTTCGCTCCTCGTCGCGGCCATCGTTGCCGCCTGCCAGGGCCCCGCGGGCGGCGATGGGCCCGGCGGGCCCCGCAGGACCTGCCGGCCCTGCAGGGCCGACCGGGACGACGGGTCCCACAGGGGCCCCCGGGCCCACCGGCGCCACCGGGCCGCAGGGGCCGGCAGGTGCAACCGGCCCCGCAGGCCCCGCCGGGCCGCAGGGACCTGCCGGGCCGACCGCCAACCGCATGCAGGCCACCGGACGCTTCGACGCGTCGGGAACCTTCACCATGCCGTTGCCCGCGAGCGCCGTGGCCAACAACACGCTGCCGTTCATCGCCTGCTACGTGAGCACCAACCAGCAGACCTGGATCTCGGTGGCGCAGGTCCCGGTCTCGGCGAGCGACACCTACTGCGGCGTCACCGGGATCGGAACACCGAACCCCGGGATCACCATCATCAACGGGATCGAGGGCGACTACTACTACATCCTCGCCGTATGGTGAGGTCGAGCGCGGCGATGCGTCGCCTGCGCGCCGTCTGGCGCAGCGCGCTCGTCGTCGCGCTCGTCGTGGCCCTTTCCGGCTGCGGGGGCGACGAGAAGGCCGTCGTCCCCGTGACGCCGCCAGTCGTGATCACCACCAGCGCCGCGCTCCCGCAAGCGACGGTTGGTGTGCCGTACGACGTCTCCCTGGCCGCGACCGGGGGGACGGGGACGTACAGCTGGGAGCTGATGGGCGGGACGCTCCCCGACAG
This genomic stretch from Gemmatimonadota bacterium harbors:
- a CDS encoding DUF1800 domain-containing protein, which translates into the protein MRFIDRLGQRAEWKDLDLRLLRRITLGMTASDVTAVKAIGFDRYLEEQLTPSSIDDTACDTRIATRYPQFAYSQATLLAKESVFWNEVVAPVQRAIVERGAFSKRQLQERMTEFWTDHFNIANSPPRLVDYRDVIRQHALGNFGDMVRASMRSPAMLIYLDQVWSTKWGVNENYARELMELHTVGWNGGYTQQDVHELARVLTGWTIDGNRNFLYRADYHDFGAKTVMGVDFPARPQAGGTAGMDEAMTFAEFLINHPATARHIATKLLRWFIRPDPTNTQINAVAAAYTATGGDIKAMLRAVLTRNNLANAPAKLKRPFHYYVSALRTTGVTVDPWSDWNNSEGGGAPLGPGAPDLRLADPRRLSRPRRVLGGADGQPLECHVVGGGQLGTAGAVSALSPRFHGWGRRPRGRGRDQPAHVRRRDDHVAVHRTHALAAGEPNVQ
- a CDS encoding diguanylate cyclase, whose translation is MTSIAPPTLAHAPASPTTTQRLWEAPEQYLLDAGREGELIIARVRVALTAVLMLIPLLNVAFASLQERRHHLLGLNFNSPFSVLASIPLMVSRDRRQPWLPMATSCFDVTLITTAQVIFALQTDPQVVVNSKVTFETYFIALTATCLRYDKRVALGAGVLAMVQFLATIAWVANSFPLDIVGGASIYGRFQWADQFSRVILLGCATTLNVFIVDGIQQQRKLSNADALTGVFNRRFFDDYLKSEVARAARASRPLAVAMIDVDLFKQFNDRFARGPTRRCSGRTRCSSRCVAATSWRATGGRSSS
- a CDS encoding DUF1501 domain-containing protein, coding for MNLLKAIGFSQYVPANGAVYPQTDFGKGLRALAAIIKGDAGLEAAHLDIGGWDTHANQGPTSGTMHTLMQDFSNSLGAFWADVMQGAGSHNVTVVVFSEFGRNARENGSQGTDHGRASVAFFMGQGIAGGRVMAQWPGLQRAQLEDGQDLRVTIDHRDLLAEIVKYRLGNPNLTTIFPGYVPVERGITTTGAAAPASALPRRRSLLRQGPGA
- a CDS encoding GGDEF domain-containing protein, with translation MRRSDLVARYGGEEFVVILHDTTAEQALERLEQMRHLVSREDVLPDRAEPTRMTVSIGVADRPHDGETALDIVAEADRRLFAAKEAGRNRVVGPPRSAPALARGA
- a CDS encoding AAA family ATPase, whose product is MSSLRGESEKPLLDGGKPVALIAYLASAPSRQARRDQLVDLLWSDLEPDAAKHALRQTLWYIKKRVGDAILLAAGDTLSVSDRLQVDRDVLLRAAEQNDHEGVLAAYTGDFLPDFAAPGGAEFEGWADVERRRLRSLFHRSSEASVRELLGRGRSRDAVARARRARDLDPTHQSSWRLLLEALIAAQDWAQAQGEGEALERMVADEEVELEPASRSLLRVARQGGTEPTEQEEGRRGIVAELVGREREFALLLDAASQAQRGRGEHVHLRAPAGIGKSRLLGDLMARLRSARARVVLVRCDVGSRELPYAAASELALMLGRLPGARGVSPDSASALVAMAPALSTFFTVPHDPSTDQEVFGQRSQALLELGDLTAVS
- a CDS encoding serine/threonine protein kinase, with the translated sequence MAAWGWCTSPATSPSIAWSPSRSCRANSPGIRRPRRFLREARTAAQPSHPNIVPVHHADAVGDLAFFAMAYVDGENLGDRVRARGALPVAEAVRYLREAAWALAYAHARGVVHRDIKPENILLDRATGRVMVTDFGIARDAARADGLTQTGHVLGTVHYMSPEQVAGEPLDGRSDLYALGVVGFQLLSARLPFEGDVASAILVAHATRLAPSLASIAPGVPRQVAAVVDACLAKAPEDRPATGEALADALGSAVAAAEQDAAALPPTADARLTEAQALALWQRAAQLQADALRRVDTTAIAPTLAQGGSRTGSPAAPRDGTPAEGYRLAHVQAAAIEAGISQQFVALALAELGGAQRGGTAGTALSPAPIGGWQERRATQLLGTAERSCAATRVIPAPPSRVLQALGQVLQQSPFELVLGGTVGGHPLDGGVLVFDLPGAVSTLGVASGLNLTWYGTRLQLEARSLQVTLREAPGIPGSTEVTMYTDLRPGVRRNVNASAWLSGTLGATGGGLAAAIGAKALVALGALGIALPAVGAGAVIAAGTMALYRSSYRGAVRRAEDEMGRALDAVAGSLRALELFGASAPPQRPLRIGGLRGTD